A stretch of DNA from Mesorhizobium onobrychidis:
GGCAGGCAGCCGAGTTCGCGCAATATCTCGGGTATCGTCGCTGGCCGTCGAGACCAACGAAAACTGGATGGAGGCCAACCGCTACATCAACATGGACGACCTGCGCGAGCACAACAAGCTCGCTCGACGCCAAGCCGCATGACCAGCGCCATGGCCGCCCCTTTTTGCAGAACTTGACGCACACAACCTGCTTCAAGTCTGTTGCAAGCTTTGAACCTGTCCGTTTACTTTGCCGCAAACCAAGAGTTCTTCGACCTCCCGCGCCGCGATGCAACGAGAAGACGAAGTGGAATTTCGCATCCATCGGCGGACGCGCCGCCGGCCTCATTTTGGTCAAATCGCCCCACTTGAGGCATGAGGAATGCAACATTTTGTCTAAATTTATCAAGATAGTTCAAACCAGAACCTAAAGTCCTGTGGGTACAACGCACTCCAGAACAATAACATTGGAGGCTAGCACATGACGTTTTCTACTGCGCATCGGAACCGTTTTAGAAGAGTGGCGATTGCAGCGATCGGGCTTGCTGTTTCCGTGGCTCTCGGCGCAAACGCGCAAGCAGGCGAAATGCGTAAATCAAAGGAAGAGACACGGTCCGTCTACCTTGTCAAATATCGTGTTAACAACGATGTTCGCTACAACAAGAAACCGGTAGGCAAGGTCGTTAAGATATCAGCATCCCGGTACTTGAACAGCAACACCTATGTCTGCACTCCGAGCGGCTTTGGTCAGAAAGCGCGTTGCTACACTCGGAGGGTCTCGAATCAGCCAGGCGTTTAATGTTGGCCTGGTTTTGACAGAAGCCGCCGCGCCTGAAGCCGCGGCGGCTCCGTTTTTGCGCGGTTATCGAGAATTCGCCTTAAGATGCGAAACTTCTTTGATTACCCGATTACCTTTGACCAGTTTGCGCGCCTCATCGTCCCGGCGAGCGGGATTGTGACGAAAGACATACCATTTCCCACCGACGAAAGGCTTCTGATAAACGACGCCATGTTTTTCACGGTGCAGGAAACATGTGATTGCACCGCTTCTTGCCAGACTCCCTTTCGCTACTTTGCTGGTCCAGAGAGCGCGCATGCAGAGCTTGCCCCCATTGGTCGCATACCAGTTTCCCTCCGCATAGGACCATGCTGCCCGTTTGCGCGACCAAGCGGCGAACGGCTTCCTATTTGCAGAGAACAGCCCGCGAGCAGTTGTCTCCGCAGAATAGAACCCACCGCCGTTTTGCCATTTCCAGGTGCGGCCGGCATAGAGCTTTTCAACCGCTGAGGCCTTCATCGGCGTCGCGGCAGCGGCGCGTTTTTCTATAGCGTCGCCCGCCTTGGGAGCGGCGTAGGCATTGCCTGCAAGCAAGAACACAAACAGCACCGCACTTGAGATAATCGAACGGATCGAAAACATTTTACTTCCTCTCCACCAAGGCAATTCCAGTAAGACTGCGTAAGAGTCCTGCGTTGGAACCGCATAGAAATAAAGGGATGGAGCGGTTCGGCCATCTGGTGAAAGCCGAACCACTCTGTCGAACGACTTGGATCAGTCCAGCGGATGGTTGGCCACGCGCCAATCGGGCCGGCCGACATTTCTCGGCCATGGATAGACTTCACGATCGTTGAAGTAGACAACGGCTGTCATGTCCGGGAACTCGGCATGCGGCTTGTTTGCTTCCGCAGCCCAGTCACGAGCATATTCGTCGTTACCTTCGTAGCCAAGCTCCGCAATGGCGATTGGTTTGCCGAAGCCCGTCACACGGTCATAACCCGGCTTTGTGCGCTCCACAAAAGTCGTATCACGACCGACCTCCAGCTTGTCATAGGGCTGATAGCCAAAGACGGACAGACCGATAATGTCGACATACTTGTCGCCAGGATAGAAGGCCGCCAGCCCTTCTTCTCCTTTCGGTGACCACATGTATTGGGCCGACGGAAGATGCTTGCGGCATATGTCGATGACATGCCTGTAGGCGTTCACATAACCTTCAGCATTCCAGAAAGCCCAAGTGAATTGCCCGTCATTATCTTCCATTTCCTGCGCCCAGCGGATAGTGACGGGGCTTTTCAGCTGCGCCGCCGCAGAGCAGACCGCTGACATATTGGCATCGTAGCGCCCGCCCAAAATCCCGGCGAGCAAATCCTCAGGACCTACACGCCAGTCCCGCGCCCAGGACCACGGCTCGACCGTGATCAACAGGGAACGTTCACGCTCACGCGCATAGGCATCTGCGGCGCTGAGCGTTGCCAGATCCACATCTTCCCAGGGAAGAAAAAGGTGTTCGATTTTTGAGTTAGTATCGTTGGTATAATCCGCGTGCGGATCGTAGGCGCCGGGGGTTACGGAGTCAGCCGTGATGATGGGACGCTTGTCCCGAAACTGATTGCGGCTGTCGACACTCGCTCCCGACACGCCGCTGGCTGCATAGACACCACCGGAAATGCATGCGCCGCAAAGCAAGACTGCTGATAGTTTAAAGAGACTTTTCAAGGCCCCCTCCTTTTTTAGTGTTCAGATTGCTGTGCCGCACCAAGCGCGGCTTTGATGGCATCGAGTTGACGGGAAACCAGATCGGTGGACACTAGCTTGCTGGCCTCGTCGTCTTGGTGGACCTCGGCGTTACGGAACGCATACCACTCACCACCGGGCTCGCGCTTCTGATAGATCGTTCCATTATCGATGCGATGCGAAAAGCAGGTCTTGGCGGGAAATACACCCTGTTCGGAATGCCATGTCGCGTTGAGACACATCCAACCTGTCTCGGTGATGATCCAGCGGCCTTCCGCCCAGGATTTGCCCGTCTCACCGTCGGTCCATGCCGAAAATTGCCGGTCCGCGCCCACCATTCGTCCGGCTCCGCTGTCCCACTGCCAGCTCTTGTCTCTATAGAGATCGTAGATTTCGCCTGCTGTCATGCGACGTGCTCCTTCCGGCAGAACGGAAACCTGTGAGGAAGAGGCAAAGGCCGGTGCAGCAATGCAGGACACTGCCCAAGCGACTGCTGTCAGCATCCGGAAACCTGACAGCAATAGAGCCCTTTCAGATTTAGAAAGTGCCACCGGAACCTCCTGCCATCTCGAGATGAGCGGCGCCCGCCGTTTGTCCTCGATGGGCGTGTCCGGTCGCATGAGGCAGCGCGGCCGGGGTATTGTCATGCTGGGTCGTAGCTGAGCGACCGATGGCCGAAACACGGAAGCCAATCTTTTCCGCAACGCCTGGTTCAAAGGCATTCCTGAGATCGATCAAGACCGCCTGGCGCATGGTCTTTTTCAGGCGCACGAGATCGAGCTTTCGAATGCTGTCCCATTCCGTGATAACGACCACAGCTTCGGCGTTGCACGCGCATGCATAGGGATCGTCAAAAAATTCGACTTCGGACAGGAGGTGACCCGCATTCTCCATGCCCACGGGATCATGGGCACGGATCTTGGCGCCGAAACGCTGCAAGGTTTCGATAAGCGGAACAGAGGGCGCATCGCGCATATCGTCCGTATCGGGTTTGAAGGTGAGACCCAGAACCGCGATCGTCCGCCCTTCGACGTCGCCGTCCAGAGCGTCCATCACCTTCAGCGCCATGCGGCGCTTGCGTGCTTCATTGGCGGTCACTGTTTCCTCAACGATCCGAACCGCTACCCCATAATCCTGCGCTGTACGCAGAAGAGCCATCGTGTCCTTCGGGAAACAAGAGCCCCCGTAGCCCGGGCCGGCATTGAGGAAGCTTGTGCCGATGCGCTTGTCGAGACCCATGCCCAGCGCGAGTTCTCCGACATTGCTGCCGACTTGCTCGCAAAGATCGGCCAATTCATTGATAAATGTAATCTTGGTCGCCAGGAATGCATTGGCAGCATATTTGATCAGTTCGGAAGTGCGGCGCTGGGTGACGACGATCGGCGTCTTTTGTGCTTCGAGAGGTGCACCGTAGAGTTCCATGAGAACGTTGCGCGCACGCTCATCCTCAACACCGATCACGACACGATCGGGTTCCATAAAATCGCGGATGGCGACGCCTTCGCGCAAGAATTCCGGATTAGACGCAACGGAGAAATGTCCGGCCGTACGTACAGATCCAATGATCTTCTGAACAGCATCGCCGGTGCCCACCGGAACGGTGGACTTCACCACCACCACGGCGCCGTCGTCGATCAGCGGCGCAAGTTCACGCGCGGCCATATAGACAAACGACAGATCAGCATCCCCATGACCGGCTCGCGGTGGCGTCCCAACCGCGATGAAAACGACCGATGCCCCCTTGACCGCCTCAGCCAGGTTGCACGTGAAGCTCAACCGGCCTACCGCTGAATTGCGTTCCACCAGTCCATCCAGACCGGGCTCGTAAATCGGTACGATGCCGCGTACGAGGCCATCTATTTTCTGAGCGTTCTTGTCCACGCATGCAACTTGGTGGCCCCAGGCCGCGAAGCATGTGCCGCTGACCAAACCGACATAGCCTGTTCCAATGATCGCGATCTTCATGTGTTGATTGCCTTCTATCGCTGATTTGAATTGCTGGGAGCATTGGTGCGCCAACGTGGATTGAAGATGGTTTTGTGAACAGCGCGACCACCGACGCCTGCCCCGGCAATTGAGAAGCTGTCGTCGAACAGGGAAAAGCTTTTGGTTCCCCAGGCGAGCGCCTCGATGCCGTCGCGTCCACGCTCGACCGTGGCGAAGCTGGTAACCATCAAAAGGGCCATGAAACTGCTTGCCAGCGCGGGGCGATAGGCGCGGCTTTTCATCCGCACGTCATTCTCCCTGCCATGCTGCAGCAAGATCATGAAAATCAGCAGCAAGTAAAAGCAAGCATTGATGATGGCGAAGACGAAAAAGCCGCGCGTTTGATACGCATCCTGCACGAACACGACCGGCAGAATGGAGATCAGGACCACGAAGGCATACGGCGCCAGCACGCGAAACGGTAGCGGATCGACTTCGGACGTGCCTTTTGGCGTGACGCGAAAATCAACAAAGGATCCGGTCATCCAGTCACGGAACGCGGCAAAGGATCCAGCCAGAACCCACGGCCAGCGCGCCAGCAAAAACAGCATCGCTTCCCAACTAAAAATCTTGCCGTCGATAGGCCGAAATGTGCGACTCGACCGCCACCAGAATGCCAAAAGCAGGATCATAAGCGACTGCGGCATGAAATGGAGCAGAAACTCTGGGTAAGTGACGTTGATGAAATTATCGCCCTGGATCAGTACGATCACGGGCAACAGGAATGTCAGAGCAAGAAAGAAGGCGTAAAGCGGGTACCAGAACTGCGAAAATAGGAATTGAACCTTCAAACGCAGCGGCAAGTGTCCGATCAGTTTTGGTGAGTATTGCAACAGGATCGTCACCAGGCTCCGCGACCACTGGAACTCCTGCGTTACAAGATCGGCAAACGTCCGTGGACCGTCGCCATGGGCGATGGCATCAAGCGCGTGAGCCCCTCGCCAGCCATAGGCATTCATGAAGAGCGTTGTGGAATGATCCTCGGCGAGTTCTGGCCCCAGCCCACCGATTTCCTTCAATGCCGCAGTGCGCACCGCATAGTGCGATCCGATGCATACGGGCGCGAAGCCATTATTGTATCCGGCTTGCAGTGACCCATGCATGCTCGCTTCGATGTAGAGGCGGCCACGCGCGGACCAGCTTTCATGTGCATTGCGATCGCAAATGCTGGGCGCGGAAACATAACCGATTGTCGGGTCGGCAAAAGGCCGCAACATGTTATATAGGTAGTCCGGTTCGGGAACATGATCGGCATCGAGCTGCGACACAAAATCATATTGGTCGTAGCCATAATGATCGTAGAAGAAAGCCAGGTTGCCTTCCTTGCAGCGTGTGCGGCGAGGCCAGGACTGGCGATGGTAATCGGCGCGACTTTTGCGGGTGGAAACGAATACGCCATGTTCGCGACACCATGCGAGCGTTGCGGGCGATGGATCCTCATCGGCCAGC
This window harbors:
- a CDS encoding DUF995 domain-containing protein codes for the protein MFSIRSIISSAVLFVFLLAGNAYAAPKAGDAIEKRAAAATPMKASAVEKLYAGRTWKWQNGGGFYSAETTARGLFSANRKPFAAWSRKRAAWSYAEGNWYATNGGKLCMRALWTSKVAKGSLARSGAITCFLHREKHGVVYQKPFVGGKWYVFRHNPARRDDEARKLVKGNRVIKEVSHLKANSR
- a CDS encoding glycoside hydrolase family 26 protein, whose protein sequence is MKSLFKLSAVLLCGACISGGVYAASGVSGASVDSRNQFRDKRPIITADSVTPGAYDPHADYTNDTNSKIEHLFLPWEDVDLATLSAADAYARERERSLLITVEPWSWARDWRVGPEDLLAGILGGRYDANMSAVCSAAAQLKSPVTIRWAQEMEDNDGQFTWAFWNAEGYVNAYRHVIDICRKHLPSAQYMWSPKGEEGLAAFYPGDKYVDIIGLSVFGYQPYDKLEVGRDTTFVERTKPGYDRVTGFGKPIAIAELGYEGNDEYARDWAAEANKPHAEFPDMTAVVYFNDREVYPWPRNVGRPDWRVANHPLD
- a CDS encoding DUF995 domain-containing protein — its product is MLTAVAWAVSCIAAPAFASSSQVSVLPEGARRMTAGEIYDLYRDKSWQWDSGAGRMVGADRQFSAWTDGETGKSWAEGRWIITETGWMCLNATWHSEQGVFPAKTCFSHRIDNGTIYQKREPGGEWYAFRNAEVHQDDEASKLVSTDLVSRQLDAIKAALGAAQQSEH
- a CDS encoding UDP-glucose dehydrogenase family protein translates to MKIAIIGTGYVGLVSGTCFAAWGHQVACVDKNAQKIDGLVRGIVPIYEPGLDGLVERNSAVGRLSFTCNLAEAVKGASVVFIAVGTPPRAGHGDADLSFVYMAARELAPLIDDGAVVVVKSTVPVGTGDAVQKIIGSVRTAGHFSVASNPEFLREGVAIRDFMEPDRVVIGVEDERARNVLMELYGAPLEAQKTPIVVTQRRTSELIKYAANAFLATKITFINELADLCEQVGSNVGELALGMGLDKRIGTSFLNAGPGYGGSCFPKDTMALLRTAQDYGVAVRIVEETVTANEARKRRMALKVMDALDGDVEGRTIAVLGLTFKPDTDDMRDAPSVPLIETLQRFGAKIRAHDPVGMENAGHLLSEVEFFDDPYACACNAEAVVVITEWDSIRKLDLVRLKKTMRQAVLIDLRNAFEPGVAEKIGFRVSAIGRSATTQHDNTPAALPHATGHAHRGQTAGAAHLEMAGGSGGTF
- a CDS encoding glycosyltransferase family 2 protein — its product is MRTPRIALSVDREEPLMVPVFTGRKRVEYIMGAVLWAMAVAFFWQWWVFGATHTNMVGSILVTALLAWITLLPVYFITIFFNARRPHGRLRISAGSRVAMVVTKAPSEPFEVVAETLRAMLAQNVPHDTWLADEDPSPATLAWCREHGVFVSTRKSRADYHRQSWPRRTRCKEGNLAFFYDHYGYDQYDFVSQLDADHVPEPDYLYNMLRPFADPTIGYVSAPSICDRNAHESWSARGRLYIEASMHGSLQAGYNNGFAPVCIGSHYAVRTAALKEIGGLGPELAEDHSTTLFMNAYGWRGAHALDAIAHGDGPRTFADLVTQEFQWSRSLVTILLQYSPKLIGHLPLRLKVQFLFSQFWYPLYAFFLALTFLLPVIVLIQGDNFINVTYPEFLLHFMPQSLMILLLAFWWRSSRTFRPIDGKIFSWEAMLFLLARWPWVLAGSFAAFRDWMTGSFVDFRVTPKGTSEVDPLPFRVLAPYAFVVLISILPVVFVQDAYQTRGFFVFAIINACFYLLLIFMILLQHGRENDVRMKSRAYRPALASSFMALLMVTSFATVERGRDGIEALAWGTKSFSLFDDSFSIAGAGVGGRAVHKTIFNPRWRTNAPSNSNQR